Within Schaalia sp. HMT-172, the genomic segment CTGATCGCACGCGGAGAAGGAGAACTCTCCGATGCCCTCGACGAAGAGGACGACTCCCGGCGTGTTGTCCGGCGCCTCCTCCTCGAACAGGTGGGCGTGCTTGATCAGCATGGACGCGATCTTGTCCGCCCCCTGCGCCGTCTCCGCCCACAGCGGTTCCCTCGCCACCAGGGAGCGGCGTGCGCTCGCGTGCAGCATGACCGCGTTCGGGAATGCGCGGTGGACGCTGCGGGCCAGCCACCGGACCATGTTGGTCCTGCCCGACTGGGCGGGGCCGGTGATGGCGACAGTGCCCGCAGGGCGCAGCGGCATCGGAGCGAGCGAACCAGCCTCGACACCGATGACCGGGCGTCCATCGACAGTGAGGTCGACCTCGCGCGCCGGTATATCGAGCGGCAGGGAACGGATCGGTGCCGGCCGCGTGCGTTGACGCATGTACCTGGTCCCGGCGAGCGACTCGATTTCCCTGGCCTGAGCGAAGTCTGTGACGTTCGTGCCCAGGATCGGCAGCTGCAAGAGGTTCGGGTTACCCACCTGCATCGCGCGACCGGGCGCGCTCGACGCGCTCAGGACATCGCGTGGAAGATTGAAATAGAGGTAGGCGTCCTCGTCGGTCAGTCGCAGGACCACTTTTCGTTGGAAAGACGCGGTGATCGAGTTCGGAATGGCCTGCGGTCGATCGGCCGACACCGCGAAGTGAACGCCGACTTCGCGCCCATCCGACAGGACCTGCTGGAAGCGGCTCCAGATCGCCGCGTAGCGTCCAGTGAGCTGGTACGTCTCGGCGAACGCTGCGATCCCGTCGATGAGCACCAGGTATCGGGGTTCGTCCTTGTGCCCCGACAGCTCGCGGTAGGAGGTCAAGTGGTTGGCGTTGATCGCCTTGTAGGAGACTGAGCGCTCCTCGACGATGTCGCCGAGCATGGTGATGAGCTTCGCGATTCGCTCGTCGTCGTCGCCGACGATGACGTCGCCGACGTTGGGGAGCTTCTTGAGCATGTCGAGGCCGCCGCCAGCGAAGTCGAGGGCGTAGACGTTGACGGGACCGGAGCGAGGCGTGATGCTTGCTGCGATCGCGAGTGAGCGCAGCGCTGTCGTCTTTCCGGAACCCGACGCCCCGTAGTAGGCGATATGTCCGTCCTGATCGGGGCGGAAATACTCGACTTCCTGCGTCTGTTCCTCGGGATCGTCCAAGACTCCGAGGACGATCTTATCGTCGGAGCGTTGGGGCAAATGCGCGAGGTTGTAGGTCTGCGCGAGTTCGGGCAGCCACGGTTTGCGAGGCGGGCGAATCTGCGCTTTCTCGGCGGCCGCACGAATCGTGCCAACGACGCGGGAAATGTCAGTGGGGACATCGTCGCGAGGCTTGGGGGGTTCGGGCGTCTTCCACGGTTGAGGCATGCCGAAGCCCAGTGCTTCGATGTCAACCTGCGTGGTCTTGAGACCCTCGGTCGTGCGGGCGCCGGGGTAGGCCGACTGGAACACCGAAATCCTGCCGGGTCCCGTTTTCGCAGCGGCACGGCCGGGCGTGTTCTGCGGGAAGTGGGCGGCCATGTGGTCGCCGAGCACGTCCTGGGAATCATCGATGTCAGCCATACGCAGGGCGACGCGCAGGTTCGTGTTCGCACGGAGGTTGTCCTTGATGACACCAGCGGGGCGCTGCGTCGCAAGGATAAGGTGGAGGCCGAGGGACCGTCCCCGCTGCGCAACGTCCACGACGCCGTCGATGAACTCCGGGACCTCGTTCACGAGCGCCGCGAACTCGTCGACAACGATGACGAGCGAGGGGGGACAGTCGGGATCCCCGGACTTCTCCAGGGTGACGAGGTCCTTCGCCCGTTTCTCGCTCAGCAGTCGCTCGCGGTAGCGCAGCTCTGCGCGCAGTGAGGTCAGGGCGCGGCGCACCAGGTAGGGCGACAGGTCGGTGACCAAGCCGACGGTGTGCGGCAACTCCGTGCACTGCTCGAAGGCGGAACCACCCTTGTAATCGACGAACAGGAAAGTCAGCCTGTCAGGCGAGACCGATTGAGCCATGCCGAGGACCCACGCCTGCAAAAACTCGGATTTGCCGGCGCCAGTGGTGCCGCCGACCAGCGCGTGCGGGCCGTGCACGCGCAGGTCCAGCTGCATGGGTTCGCTCGCGCCCTGGCCAACGAGGGCGGCCAGAGGAACGGCGGGGATCTTCTTGTGTGGGCGCCCGGAAGCGCGGTCGATGATCGAGTGCGAGGCCCTCCAACGCTCGATGAGCGCATTGGGATCGTCCGCCAGTTCCTGGCCCGTCAGGTCCACGTAGGAGATCGAGCCGGGCAGGTCCGAGTCGTCGTCGACGGGGACGCCCGCGTCAAAGAGAGGCGAGAGCGACCTGCCTAGGCAAGCCAACTCCTCGTCGGACACGCGGTCCACGGACACGTCCTGGAGCGCGCGCGAGGCCCGGACATCGCCGATGGACGCCTGAGCGCCATTGAAGGCGATGAACGAGCGGCACGCCGCTGGCAGCTCGGCGAACGTCGGGGCCATCCACACGACATAGATTCCCCTGTCGGGGCCGAGCTCAGCAATGCGGTTCAGACGCGCTCGGTCCACCAGCACGTCGTCGACGAAGACGACCACTGCGGGAATGGGATTCGGATACTCCTTGGTTGAATCCTCGCCCGATGCCTCCTCCTTCGGTGCGGAAGAAACGTCGGGGCCTCGGTCGCAGACCTCGCTGGGATCCCCTTGGCTGCGTGCTTCGAGGAGTCCCTCAAGCTGCGAGAGCACAACCTTGCCCGAGGTGGAGTCGGAGGCCAGGTGGATGCCGGAGCCGAAGGGGGAGTGCGGGGAGGAGGAATGGGGAAGCCACTTCATCCACTCCCAGCCATCCACCCGTTCAGCGGAGGTCAGGCACGTGACGATGACTTCTGCGGGGGAGTACTGCGCCGCCAACTGCGCCGCAATCGCGCCGCGCGCCTGCCTGAGAATGTCAGCCGGGCCGCACAGGCCCAAGCCGCCGGAGGCCCGAAGATCCGCAACGAGAGGAACGTGTGCGACCCGGGAATACTCGTCAGCGAGCGCACGCACCCTGGCGATGGCCTCCGGAAGCCCAGAGCGCTGATCCGCCCCTTCGATGGTGACCCTCGCGACGTCCGTGCCCTGACCGAGCCGAAACCTGAGGAACTCCGGGTGTTCCGGCCGCCGCATCCACAATGAACCGTCGCGACGCAGGGCCCCCGCAATGACCTGGTCGATCGGAGGATACTGCGCGTGGCGTGATTCCATGTCCTCGCGTCGGCTCTCCTCCAGGTCCTGGTGCGTGATGCGCAGGGCATCCTCGAAGTGTTCCATGGCCTCGGCGAACTCGGTTTTCGCCTGCCTGCGCTGATCCCACCACGAGCCGAGCATGATGACCGGGCTGAGGACGACGAACAACAGGCTCGTCAGCTGTCGGGTCATGAGGAACATGCTCACGCCCATAATCAGCGGCGCGATGAGGCCGATGATCGGGAAACGCGAGGGCTTGGGACGCGTGGGCGCCTCGGGGAGCTTGACGGTCCGAGCGCTCGTGTGAGGGATGACCTGGGGCGACCTGATGAAACCAATGTCAGTCGATTCCCCCGTCGACTCGGGCATCTTCGTCTGAACCAGCTGGATTTGCGTGTCCCCGAGGAGAATCACGTCTCCGGGGGTCACCGTGGCATGCTGGACGCGATGGTTGCCGACGAGAACGCCGTTGGCGGAATTAAGGTCATGAATCTCGATACAGGAGCCAACGGTAATACGCGCGTGAGTCTTTGACACTCGCCGATCGTTGAGCATCACCGTACAGGAGGGCGCGCGGCCCACGGTGGTGCCGCCGAAGTACAAGGGCACGCACATGCCCCTGTCATTTCCATCCAAGACGCGCAGCTCGCCGGCGACGCCGCCCGCTGTGATCGCGTCCTTCGTCGACACGATGTCGACGAGAGACCCCGATTGAAGTCCCGTCTCGGTGACGAAAGCAGACGAGGGGAGAACCGAAGCGATGCGCCCGTCCGTAGGATCCAGAACACGAAGGGTCAGAGAATCCGGAGAAGCGAGTGTTCCCGCGCTCTTAGACGGACCCGAGGATGCGAGGGCAGCCGCGACATCGCCGACAGTCGCAGTTGAGTCGGTGGTGACCAGCAGGTCGTTGTCACTGTGTCCGCGCCCGCGCAGCGTCAGTTTGATTTTCATCTCCGGTCCTTCCCGGTGGGCGCTTGGCAGGCGCGGTTACGTTGTTTCTCTTCGTCGAGAAGCTGCAGGTCGGCGCTGGAGACCAGCCGCGCGGCGACCGCGTATTCGACCAGTCGGACGCGCCGGTGCGTCGCCAAGGACCCGGGCCGGCCGCGCATGCCGGGAACACCCATCCGATCGAGCTTGTCGGCGACGTTGTCGAGTTTTCGGTTGAAACGGGTGATCGACCACCCCAGCCGGGCCGCCGCCTCGACGTTACGAGGAATGTCGGTGGGACCCGACCCAGCCTGCGTCAGCCAGGGTTCGCACAGCGCCAGAATCAGCAGATATTGTGACGGCGTGAAACGTGCTTCCCCGACGGTGACTTCGCCGGAGTCAACGGCCGGGGCGCTGTAGCTGCGGAACGTCGTCCCCTTCACGGTGACGGAGAACTCATAGGTTGTGGGACCGGCCGCGAACACGACGACGACCGAGTCGAACACAAGCGGGATACGAGCCCCGGGACCGACCCGCGCCTGCATAGACCCGGACTCGTCGGCGACGGTGACCGCGATGCGCGACCCGACGTTATCCAGCCACCACATGCCGTCGTGACAGCTGATGCGCACGAGGCGCCGATGCAGGAACGGATTGTCGTCGATACACAGGTCGGCTTCGCGTCCGATCAGGAATTCCTGATCCGCGCGGATCGGGTAGATCTCGCCGCAGTAGTCGACAACCGCCGACTCCTCCACGATCGCCTCGTGCTCGTTGCCCGCGGTGCTCATGGCGTCTCCACGCATTCGATGGCCTCGTTCGAGGAGCGCCCGTCCGAGTTGCGCACAGCGACGGACAGACACGTGCGCCCAGGCACGGCGGGCACGGTGACCGAGGTTTCTTTCGTCTGGCGTACCGCGTGCTCTTCCTTGGGGTCCTCGACGTGGTACAGGTACGTGGTTCCCGCCCCCGCCGAGTCCCACGTGAAGGTCACGCCATCGGGGGTGAGCGTCCCCGACAGGCCGGTGACCGACGCGTTCGCGTTGGCCGACGGAAGCCCGTCAAGCGGAGGAGCGTCGGCCGCGGACTGGGTGGGAGCCTTCGTGGTTCCCTCACCGCGCAGCACCGTCCACACGCCGAAGGCGATGCCTCCGAGGAGCAGAACCACGAGCAAGAACCCCGCCACGACCGCGCCGAAGCCCTTGGATGAGCGTTCCTCGTCCTCGGCCCCTGACGCGTCCCCCGACGCGGGCGCGGAAGCACTCGCGGGCGCGTGCACAGAGGCGTGCGCAGCGGCGGGTGCGTGCGCAGCGACGGGCGCGGGTGCGCTCGCGGGCGCCGGGGCGGGGTCCACCTTCGTCAAGACGGTGACGGTTCGGTCGTCCTCGTCCGCGATGGACGAGGCCGGGGTCGGGACATGCGAGGAGAAAACGGCGATCGGCGCGGCGCTGGTTTCATCCCCCTCGTCGTCCTCGTAGGCGGTGGTGGGGGCCTCCACGCCCATGGCCTCGAAGGGAGTGGGGGTCAGGCGCAGCGAGGACTGGACGTGCTGCAGGGCGAGGGCAAATTCGCGTGCCGACTGGTAGCGCCGCTTGTGGTCTTTCGACATGGCGATCGCGAGGATACGCTCAAGTTCCGCGGGCACATCGCTTCGACCGATGGCGGGAACAGGGGAGCGCAGCACCCGGTTGAGCACGGAGAGTTCGCGGTTGTCTCCTCCGGGAACCTCGAAGGGCGAGTGGCCCGTCAGGATGCCGTGCACGGTGGCAGCCAGGGAGTAGACGTCGATCGTGGGCCCGAAGGGGCCTGTCCCGTCCTGCTGTTCGGGAGGCGCCCACGCGACGGAGAACCCGCCGGCTGTTTCCTCGTCCGTTCCTGTCTGCGCGGCGATGCCGAAGTCAGTGAGGACGGGGTGCCCGAACTGTGTGAACAGGATATTCATGGGCTTCACGTCGCGGTGAATGATCCCGCGCTGGTGAAGTGTCTCGACCGCTCCGGCGATGCGCACGCCGATGTCGAGCGCTTGCGACACGGGGATCCGGTGCTCTTTGGAGCGCTGGCCCAAGTGTGGGGGAGGACAGTATTCCATGACCAGGTAGTGGCGGCCGTCGTCCGTGATTCCCGCCGTGTAAAAGGACACGATGGACGGGTGGTTGGAGACGCGGGCCATCAGGTTGACTTCCGCGTCGAAGGCGGCCGAGGCCTGGGCATTGGAGTCCGGTCGCAGGACCTTGACCGCCACGTCACGCTGGGGCATCAGCTGGCGGAACAGGTAGACGTCGGCGAAGCCGCCCGAACCGAGGTGCCGGACGAACGTCGCGTTGGGAATCGCTGGGGGGTCAAGTGGCCGTCGCATTACTCCTCCATCCGGAACGAGATCTCTTCACCCAGTTCGACGACGTCTCCCGGTTTGAGCACCGTGGGAACGTTCTCGTCCAGGCGCACGGGGGCCTGCCCGGGGCGCGTCAGGTACGTTCCGTTATTGGAACCCAGGTCGTGCAGGCGTACGTCCCAGTCGTCGATCCGTAGCTCGCAGTGGCTGCGTGAGATCTGCTTGCGGGGGCTTGGGACGATGACCAGGCGCGCGGGTTGCCGACCGGCCCCTGCGCTCGATCGCGGGCGACGCCCGATGATGATGTCCTGCTCCAGTGCCACTTCTTCCCCCGTTGACAAGACGATCCTGCCCAGGCTGGGGCGCGGGACGGTGACGGAGCTGCTACTCAGCGGAGACGAGCAGATCCGACACGACGAGGCATGGGTCGCGTTCGGGTGCCCCTTCTCGCACAAGACGGCCAGGACCTGCGGACCGACCGCGGCGGGGGAGGCCTGTGCGGATGACGAGACCTGCACGGACGCGGACTGCGATGACTCGTCGGGTTCAGAGTTGACGTGGCGGGCATAGTCGCGTAGCTCGCGGGCGCGCTGAGGGAGCGTCGTCATCCCATCGTGGTCGCCGTCGGCTGTGGCCTCCATGAAGCGGCGGTAGGTCGCGCTCGGCTTCGCAGTGGGGGTCGAGTGCGCGTCCGAGGAGACCCCGGGGACGGAGTCGATGAAGAAGCCGCCGGGTGGCACGTCGAGCGGGGGTTCAGGTTGCGCGGGCGTGGCCGGGAGCGGAACGCTCGAGATGGGCAGGGACGGGGAGAGGGCGGGGGTGGGTTCCTGGTGAGCCTCCTGCGCGTTACCGGTGAACGGGCCGTGGGGTGGGGGAACGGGAACGGGGTCGTCGTCGATGACATCGGAGTTTCGAACGTGGCGAACGGCCGCGTCTTCGACGGTTCCCGCACGGGTCACGTCGTCGTAGAGGTACTCGTAGGGGGAGACGCGATCCTCGCTGCCCTGCTCCCCGGGCGCGTACCCCGGCTCCGCGTCGATGGCGGGGGATAATGCCTGTTCCTCTTCGGGTTCGGGGTCCGGTTGCGCGTCACCGGAGGAGACGCGGTCGTCACCCGGCGAGGATTCCTCCGCTTCCTCCTCGCGATCGTACCAGGGGATTTGCGTTTCCTCCCCCGTGCTCTCGGCCTGGGCCAACGCTTCGGCTGCGGGAGCCTCGCAGTCGTGGAGGGGCGCCGACGGGTGCGCGTCGGGTTCGTCAGATTCGTCGTCCGCGAGGGGGGCGGGCACCTCAGAGTCAAGGGGCTCCTCCTCGAAGAAGGGGGCCGCAGCCGCCGCGAAGAAGGCCGCGGCGGGGGAATCGTCATCCTCGGCAAAGAAGGAAGCATCGTCGGCGTCACCCGTCGGTTCGTCAGACCCGGACGAGGCCTCCGCGAGCCAGGAGAGATCGGCGGAGGAACCCTCGCCGTCGGCAGGCGCGTCGCCCGAATCGGCGGGGGCGGGATCAGGAGTCAACGACACCTCGGGGGTCGCTTGCGCGCCCGCAGAGGGAACGGGTGCACCGAGAGCGGGGGAGACCTCGTCCGGAGTGACGACGGCGCTCGCGGAGGACACAGGCTCGGAGGACAGAGTCTCGGAAGAAGCGGGGGTGGCCTCGTCCCAGCCCACGGACTTGACGGGAGAATCGGCGGGCGTGCCGCACGCTACCTCGCCGACCGTGCCCGACGCGAGCGTGGACACGGGCAGAACCGCGCTGAGCGCCTGCCACGGCGTTTCTTCTGGCCCGAGGTCGTCCACCGGCGTGGCAACCCGCCACCCCGAGTGCGTCCGGAAACGATACTCGGACCACGTGATGACGTTGCCTCCGGCCACGGACGTCGGCCCCTCGGGTCCATCGACGACGACCTCGAACGCGCCGCGCACCGCGATGTGCGCGCCACCGGCCTCGTCGATGATTGCGACAAAACTGGGCAGCGACGCCAGGTTGGCGGCGAACGCGGACGTCAGTTCCTGTAACAGGACAGGCAGGTCTGCGCCGTCCACCATGAGTTCCCAGAATCGCTGGGCGAGCGCCTCATGACCCGGCTCCAGAACGAAAATCCCGCGCTCGGTCACAGCGGCAGGGTAGCCGCCGGGCGTCCACGTGCGTCTACGCATGGCATTCCTCCACTCCGTGTGCGTGCGGTCCCTCCTGCGCCGACACCGACGGCAGGCCAGCGTGAGTCGGGCCACTGAGGGTCGCATCGTTATCGACCGTCTCATCGCCGCTGCTCGGCTGCCCCCACTCGGGCGAGGCCTCCACAACATCCACGATGATGACGGTGACGTTGTCTTTTCCTCCGGCGCCCAGCGCCTGAGCGATGAGCTCGTCGGTCGCCTGCTCGCGATCCGTCACGTGTCGCACGATCATCTCGATGAGCGCGTCCGTCACCTCCCCCGACAGCCCGTCGGAGCAGATGACCCACCGGTCGCCGCAGTGGACGGGAACCATGAAAATGTCCGCGGCGACATCGCCGGACATTCCTGCCCCCAACGCGCGTGTGATGACGTTGCGCCGGGGAAGCGCCCGGGCCTCGACGTCGGTGACGCACCCCGCGTCAAGGAGTTCTTGCACCTCGGAGTGGTCCACGGAGATCTGCTCGAAGCTGCCCTCGGAGAGCAAATAGGTACGGGAATCACCGATGTTGAACACGGCCGCGCAGGGCTTGCCGCGATACTCCTGGAAGGCAACACCCGTCAGCGTCGACCCCGGGGCCCGGTGTCCGGCGCCCAGCGCACAAACCGAGGCCGCGGCGCGAGAAACCGCCTCCGACAGCAGGGCTGGCGTCGCGAACGCGCCGAGTTCCAACGAGCCGCACACCGCATCGACCACGGCCCTCGACGCGATGTCGCCCGCGTCGTTGCCGCCCATCCCATCCGCAACGAAGTAGGCGGGGAAGGCCGCACCCCACGAGTCTTCGTTGCGGACGCGCCGACGCCCCACGTCCGTGCGGGCCGCGTGCGCAATGACGAGCCGTGCGCCCGCCGGGCCGACCGCCTCGGCGATTGCGCTATCCATCGATGACCACGCTCCGCTGCCCGTAGCGGACGGTGTCTCCGGCGCGCGCGTGGACGGGAACGCCGGGCAGGACCGGCGTTTCCTCACCGTCGGCACGAACGACGACCGTTCCCCCGGTCGAGTGCAGGTCCTCGACGAGAACACCCTCACGCGTCGCCGTCAGCACGACGTGAGTCTTCGATACCGTCCGATCCGGGTCATCGACGGGAATGGGAGAGGCGGTGGGGTGCGAGGCCGGGGCGACCGGGTTGCGCCCGAGCACGATTGAGCCTCCGAATGGATAGTTCACGCCCGTATCAAAGGTGACCCGAGCCGTGTCGTAGCGCACCCCGAGCTGCGTGCGGTCGTCAGCGTCGTCCTGGGGTAGGGAAGAATCAGGCGCCTGCGCGCTCGTCGAATAGGTGGACGAGGACGGCGAGAAGGACAGCGGCTGCTCGGTCGCCGCGGGTTCGCTGGCAGCCGCATCGGAGTCCGATTTCGACCACGGGGTCGAGCCAATGTAGTCCGAGGATGGCGCCGTGGCCGCCGACGCGGATGCCTGCGCGGAGACCTGCGTGGGTGGCGTCGGCACCGGGTCAGAGGCGGCGCTTGCCCACGGCACGTGCGTCGCTTCTGGCTCCGGGGTGGGAGGCGCGGGCGGCGCGGACAGCAGCGTGGACATCGGCGCGGACGGCGGTGCGGAAGGCACGGACGGTACAGGAGGGAGGGAGGCAGCGGCCGAGGCCGTCGCGTTCCACGGCTGGACCACCGGCTGCGCCGGCGCCTGCGGCTGCGGGGTGACGGGCGTCTTGTATGGGTCGCGTCCGGCCTTCGTGTTAATCGAGACGATACCCAGCGTGCGGTCGAACCACGTCCGGTTTATCTCGTCCATGCTGGCGAAGCAGATGATGATGGAACCGACACCGAAGGTCAGCGTACCGATGACGCTTTGCAGGAGGAGCTTTCCCACGCCCGCCCACCCTGCGGGGGCACCCGTGTCAACGCGCACCCAGCGCACGCCGGTCAGGCTCATGAGAGGAGTCGCCCCTGTTCGCACGAGCCTGATGACCACAAAGCCAAGCCATGCGAAAGCCATCACGCCAGTAACAATGTTCAGTGTGTTGAACGCATCCCGTGACATCCTGTAGATGACCAGCAAGTAGAAGGGGGCGAAGGTCAGCAATACATCGAGCGTGCCGTAGATGATGATGGCGAGAATACGCCACGCCAGTCGGCGCCCGAGGCTGACCGCGACGGTTCCCGCCAGGTGCGGAGGAACCTGAACGGGATACTTGCCCGGAACGATCATTTCATACATTGTCCGTACCTTTCAGGGGTGTGGCCTCGTCGGTGGCCGCCGGTGTCGTCTTCTTCTGGCGCCGCTGGGCGATCAGCTCCGTGAGGCGTTCGAGGCGCACGCGCAGGGGAACCCTGCGCATCCACAGCGACCTCACCGACAGATGCGCCCAGTAGCGCCGATACCAGGGCGTCTTCCCCGAAATCGCGGCCACGACCTCGTCCCTGATCTCCCAGGAACGCTCCGCCGCGCGCCCCCGGGCGCCCGCGTCGGAAAACACGACCGCGTCCATCGAACGGGCCATGAACACCAGGGCGGTGCACTGCTCGTCCCACCGGTGAAAGCCGGTATCCGCTGGGATGTCGGCGCGGCGGTCGATCAGCCTCGCGTCGATCGCGCGCGCCTGCGTGAGCCGGGTCGCCCGAATCGGGACGCGCAGGCCCGTGTCCGTCGCGTAGTCGACCACGTCGTCCCACGCGCCCGCGCTGCGTTCCTCGTCAGTGCCGACCGTGCGCCTGCGTCGCCGACGCAGCGCCTTAAACAGGAGCAGACCCCAGATCGGGGAGAGCACCAGGACGCCCACGGCGCCCCAGCCCAGGATCGCGAGGAGAACGCGGATCCACGCGGGCCAGCCGTCTTCGTCATCGTCCGAATCGTCGAAGGTGTCCGGAGGCAGTTCCGCGGGGTCCTGCGGCGGGTCTGGCGGCTGGAGTACCTGCGGCTTCGGGTCGGGCTTCGGCTTGGGGACCTCCGTCTGGGGGACGTGGTCGCGCGGGGGCGTCGGGTCGAAGGGCACCCAGCCCACGCCCTCGAAGGGGACCTCGACCCACAGGTGCGTGTCCTTACCCGTCAGCGTCAACTGTCCCGAGGCCGGGGTCTCCGGGTGGAAACCCATGACGATCCGGGCGGGGATCTGTCGCGAGCGCAACATGAGGAGCATCGCGACCGCATACTGGTCGTCATCGCCGATGAGCTGATCGGCGCTCAGGAAATCCTCGATGCGCGACGTGCGGTGGCCCGGCAAAGACAGCTGATCGGAGCCGTCGGAGTAGAAGCCCTGATCGTGGAGCGTGCGCTGGATGGCGCGGACCTGGGCGATGCCGGGCGCGGCGTCCCCGATCATCTCGTTGGCCGCGTCGGACACGTCGGAGGGAACACCTTCATCGGAGGGAGGCGCCATTGATGAAAAGGCGCGGCCTTCAAGTTCCTCGTCGCTCCACTGATGGGTCACGATGCCGCTGACACGGTAGGTGTCCCCCTGCGCGAGGCGCACCGTGGACAGCGCCGTCTCTAAGTGGTCGTGGAAGTAGAGCGCGTCCGCGAGCTGCCCCGCGCGATCGGAGGTGTACTCCAGCGACCGGACGCCGTCGACCGTGGGCACCCAGTTCCCCGAATAGCCTTCGACGCGCACGGTCACGTTCGAGGCCTCGGCGCCGGCGGGCAGCGGCGTCTCGTAGAACGAGGGGCCAACGTGGCGGAAACCCGACCCGTTAGCGTTCGCGGCGATCTGGATGACGGTCCCGTCGTAGTAGTCCAGGGTCGCCAGACGGAGCCTGCCGCCCTCGGGCAGCCCGTCCACCGTCAGCAGATCGGTGTCCTTATCGGTCGTGTTGAGGAAGCGGAACTGGGTGGCAGGGGAGTGATACTCCTGGAGGTTGAGCGGCGGCTCGACGTAGTCACGTGCGACCACTCGGTGCGAATCCGTGACGACGATGCGCGTGAGGGGAACGGCGATCGCGAGGGCCAGGATGATCAGCGTGACCGCGCCGATGCCTCGGCGGGCCGTGGGCGTGACCGTAGAATCGTTGAACTCGACGATCCCGCGGCTGCCTTCGCGGCGGGCGCGACTGGTGACGTACGCGGACCAGGCGATGCCCACGACCACGCTGAACAGGCCGATCGGCAGGGCGAGGGGAGCTAGCTGAGAACTCCAGATGATGCCCAGGAGCGCCAGGATCCCGACGGGAGCCAGCGCCCACAGCGGTCGCTTGGTGCGCAACACGATGGTGAGCGCGACGAATGCGGTGACCAGGGCGCTCAGGAACGGCATGATCGCGGGGCCCACGAAGATGCCTGCGGGCGGCTGGACCGTCAGCAGATCCTTCCACGAGGTGATCAGGCCGACGACGAGCATCTGGATGGTTCGCCGCGTGGGCACCACGTGGAAGATCGTCGTCGTCGGGAGGGCCAGCGCCCCGCCGGTCAGCAGATAGGCGGCGGCGAGCGCCAGCGTCGACCCGATGGCGCGCACGCGCGCCGCGGCCGTGAGTGCGGCGACCAGGAGGCCCACGACCAGGCCCCCCAGGGCCGCGACGTAGCCTGCGTGTCCGCCGAAGACCGGCCCGTGAATGAGGGCCGCCGCGACGAGCATCGACACGACTGCGAGGGCGTCGACGCAGCGGCGCAGGGCCGGCGAGGTCGCGCGGGACGTGGGGGAGGGGTGGGACGTCATCCGAGGGCCTTCCACATTCCGATGGCGAAGTCATCCAGGGTCGGGGCGACGACGACCGGCGTGTTGCCGAGGGTGCGCAGCTCGAAGTCCGAGTCGGTGTCGATGCGCACGCCGGTGATCACCATGTCGAGGGGAAGCCGCGTGAGCGCCGCATGCAGGTCGGCCAGGTGCGTGCGCGATCCCGAGATGACGACGGCGGTCGAGGCCTGGGAGGCCTCGGTCCCGGCGCGCTGAGTGAGCGCGCTGATGCGTTCAGCGCCTAGGACGCGCTCCACGCCGGACAGGGAATCCATCGCGTGCAT encodes:
- a CDS encoding FtsK/SpoIIIE domain-containing protein produces the protein MKIKLTLRGRGHSDNDLLVTTDSTATVGDVAAALASSGPSKSAGTLASPDSLTLRVLDPTDGRIASVLPSSAFVTETGLQSGSLVDIVSTKDAITAGGVAGELRVLDGNDRGMCVPLYFGGTTVGRAPSCTVMLNDRRVSKTHARITVGSCIEIHDLNSANGVLVGNHRVQHATVTPGDVILLGDTQIQLVQTKMPESTGESTDIGFIRSPQVIPHTSARTVKLPEAPTRPKPSRFPIIGLIAPLIMGVSMFLMTRQLTSLLFVVLSPVIMLGSWWDQRRQAKTEFAEAMEHFEDALRITHQDLEESRREDMESRHAQYPPIDQVIAGALRRDGSLWMRRPEHPEFLRFRLGQGTDVARVTIEGADQRSGLPEAIARVRALADEYSRVAHVPLVADLRASGGLGLCGPADILRQARGAIAAQLAAQYSPAEVIVTCLTSAERVDGWEWMKWLPHSSSPHSPFGSGIHLASDSTSGKVVLSQLEGLLEARSQGDPSEVCDRGPDVSSAPKEEASGEDSTKEYPNPIPAVVVFVDDVLVDRARLNRIAELGPDRGIYVVWMAPTFAELPAACRSFIAFNGAQASIGDVRASRALQDVSVDRVSDEELACLGRSLSPLFDAGVPVDDDSDLPGSISYVDLTGQELADDPNALIERWRASHSIIDRASGRPHKKIPAVPLAALVGQGASEPMQLDLRVHGPHALVGGTTGAGKSEFLQAWVLGMAQSVSPDRLTFLFVDYKGGSAFEQCTELPHTVGLVTDLSPYLVRRALTSLRAELRYRERLLSEKRAKDLVTLEKSGDPDCPPSLVIVVDEFAALVNEVPEFIDGVVDVAQRGRSLGLHLILATQRPAGVIKDNLRANTNLRVALRMADIDDSQDVLGDHMAAHFPQNTPGRAAAKTGPGRISVFQSAYPGARTTEGLKTTQVDIEALGFGMPQPWKTPEPPKPRDDVPTDISRVVGTIRAAAEKAQIRPPRKPWLPELAQTYNLAHLPQRSDDKIVLGVLDDPEEQTQEVEYFRPDQDGHIAYYGASGSGKTTALRSLAIAASITPRSGPVNVYALDFAGGGLDMLKKLPNVGDVIVGDDDERIAKLITMLGDIVEERSVSYKAINANHLTSYRELSGHKDEPRYLVLIDGIAAFAETYQLTGRYAAIWSRFQQVLSDGREVGVHFAVSADRPQAIPNSITASFQRKVVLRLTDEDAYLYFNLPRDVLSASSAPGRAMQVGNPNLLQLPILGTNVTDFAQAREIESLAGTRYMRQRTRPAPIRSLPLDIPAREVDLTVDGRPVIGVEAGSLAPMPLRPAGTVAITGPAQSGRTNMVRWLARSVHRAFPNAVMLHASARRSLVAREPLWAETAQGADKIASMLIKHAHLFEEEAPDNTPGVVLFVEGIGEFSFSACDQQLQDAIASSKANGHLVVAEADVSGWSFGGSLASGVRSGRTGIVLCPSPGEGENAVGVAVPGVSGREAVPGRGYFVQSGKQWKVQVPRV
- a CDS encoding FHA domain-containing protein, which translates into the protein MSTAGNEHEAIVEESAVVDYCGEIYPIRADQEFLIGREADLCIDDNPFLHRRLVRISCHDGMWWLDNVGSRIAVTVADESGSMQARVGPGARIPLVFDSVVVVFAAGPTTYEFSVTVKGTTFRSYSAPAVDSGEVTVGEARFTPSQYLLILALCEPWLTQAGSGPTDIPRNVEAAARLGWSITRFNRKLDNVADKLDRMGVPGMRGRPGSLATHRRVRLVEYAVAARLVSSADLQLLDEEKQRNRACQAPTGKDRR
- a CDS encoding serine/threonine-protein kinase, with protein sequence MRRPLDPPAIPNATFVRHLGSGGFADVYLFRQLMPQRDVAVKVLRPDSNAQASAAFDAEVNLMARVSNHPSIVSFYTAGITDDGRHYLVMEYCPPPHLGQRSKEHRIPVSQALDIGVRIAGAVETLHQRGIIHRDVKPMNILFTQFGHPVLTDFGIAAQTGTDEETAGGFSVAWAPPEQQDGTGPFGPTIDVYSLAATVHGILTGHSPFEVPGGDNRELSVLNRVLRSPVPAIGRSDVPAELERILAIAMSKDHKRRYQSAREFALALQHVQSSLRLTPTPFEAMGVEAPTTAYEDDEGDETSAAPIAVFSSHVPTPASSIADEDDRTVTVLTKVDPAPAPASAPAPVAAHAPAAAHASVHAPASASAPASGDASGAEDEERSSKGFGAVVAGFLLVVLLLGGIAFGVWTVLRGEGTTKAPTQSAADAPPLDGLPSANANASVTGLSGTLTPDGVTFTWDSAGAGTTYLYHVEDPKEEHAVRQTKETSVTVPAVPGRTCLSVAVRNSDGRSSNEAIECVETP